TAAAACAGGAGAAAAAGTGATGCAGCAGGTTCTTATTCTGCCTAAGAATTTTGTGATTCAGCACAAAGAAGGGAAAGCAGCTACAAAAGAAATACCATTAATTCAACAAAAAGGTTCAGACCAACATTGCTCATCTTTTCCACAAACAGCAAATGCaaattcttcttcatcatcagtTCTTGTGAATTCAGCAGGAACTGTTTCTACTCCACTACCTAATACAGTTTTAAATAAGACAGTTACATCTTTGTCAAATGTGAGTAGTGCTAGACCACAGCCTTTGTCCCCTGTAACCTCTGTAAGTAATTTATTAACGCCACTAGTTAAGACTAGCCAGAGTGAGGCAGGAAAAGTCAAGAATGCAGTTTCAGCAGCCACATTCCCCCAGCCCATTGCCTCACCCACCATTTCCTCAACAGTTCACCCTTTGTTATCAACAAGGACACTAAGTGGATCTACAAATACTGCTAGTTCCCTCAACTCTTTTCCACAACAAACTGCTGATTCTTCTGAAGCAAAGCAAGAACTGAAAACTGTGTGCATAAGAGATTCACAGTCAATTCTTGTTAGAACACGAGGTGGGAACACTGGAGTTGTAAAAGTACAGACCAATCCAGATCAAAGTTCACCCAGCAATTTATCTTCAGGTTCAGTTTTCACTTTTGCTCCTCAGCTTCAGGCATTTTTAGtgccaaaaccaacaacaacatcATCCTCTTCCTTCTCACCAATTGCAGGAACAGCTACAACATCTAGTCTCTCATCTTTTTGCCAAATATCATCTTCTGCTTCAAATCCAGCCAGCTTTAATCCACCTGTGGGGACTAGTATTAATCTTCCATTAGGCCATCCTTCCTGTGGTAGTAATCTAAGTCACATGATAGATAAAAATTCACATGTGCCCTCTTCTCCTTTGAAATCCTCTGTTTCTTCTAATACTCTACTACCAACCACAGCAAATAGTTCAGTAAGTGTAATTAACCTGACAACAGGAAGTTTTGGACaaacaaatgcaaatgtcattcaCACTAAACAGCCACAAGTAGATCACATCACAAAAAATAATCCTGTAACAAGATCAGAAGCAACAGCAGTAACAAATGGAAATGTGATCAATGGAACTCCAGTTCAGAAACTTATGTTAGTGTCAACTCCATCTGTTCTTTCTTCTGGCAGTGGAACTGCAATTAATGTGACCCCTGCACCAACATCTGCAGGTGTTTCTGCCcagaaattagttttttttaatgcccCAATTCCCAGTGGTACTTCAACCCCTACTGTTGTGACAGAATCATTAATAAAAACTCTTCCTTCTCCCTTATCTAAAACGTATGTGAAGACTCCAGAGCAACCCCAGATCGTACTAATTCCATCTACAGTGGGaacaccaataaaaataaatccatccCCAACTGTGTCTCAAATCAAAGATGTGAAAATTGGACTAAACATAGGTCAAGCAATTATTAATTCTTCAGGCACTATGCCATCTATCCCACCAATTAACATCCTGCaaaatgtaacccaaaaaggagaagaaaaaagtaacAAGGGCTATGTGTTGCCGTTGTCAACAAGTAGTAATTCAATTCCAGTAAACTCAAATTTTGTGAGTCAAAATATTACTCCAGCTAACGAATCAGTGGTTTCTGCAGCAAGAGCAGTAAATGTGCTTTCAGTAACAGCAGCAAATGTATCTTTGGCTTCTCTTTCAGTGACCTCAACTTCTGCTTCAGTTGGGGCAGGACCTCCTGTTTTAGTCAGTGGAAATGATACCTCTTCAAGAATTATGCCTATTTTGTCAAATAGAATTTGCACATCAAATCTTGGAAACACTGTGGCTATCTCAACTGTGAAAACAGGACATCTTGCATCGTCTGTTCTGATTTCAACTACACAACCCACAGTGTCTCCAAAGTGTTTAACATCAGCTTTACAAATCCCTGTTACTGTTGCCTTGCCCACACCTGTGACTGTAGCCCCCAAAGTAATCAATACTGTTCCACATACAGTGACAGCGCCAGTGCCGGGAGCCACACGTTCTGTATCTCTTTCTAAAAGACAATCTAGGACTTGTGTCCAGTTTCAGTCACCAGGGATTTCAACTACAGTGCcaacaaatataaacacaaataaaccTCAGACTGAATTGCCATCCCTTTCACTAAGTCCAGGTAACAtaattaatatttctaattttgcttCTCTGCCAAACCAGCAAATGTCTCCTGCTTTAGCAAAACCAACATCCAGTTACAATCCTACCCCAGGTGGTTCTGCCATTCACAGTGCTACAGCAGCATCAAATGTAACTAATGTGGTAGGGGGTCAGTTTAGTGAACCTTACATTCAGCAAAAAATAGTTATCAACACTAATACACCTTTGGCACCTGGTACCCAGATCATGATTAATGGAACCCGGTTTATTGTTCCCCCACAAGGCCTTGGGGCTGGCAGTCATGTTCTCCTTATATCTACTAATCCGAAATATGGACCTCCCTTAATTCTTAACAGTGCCCAAGGCATCCAGGCTATACCTGTAGATAATCCTACCCAGAAGGTAACACTACCATCAAATAATTCCATAAGTGGGCAGCCTATAAAACATTCTCTAAAAAACTCTACAAAAATTGTAAACTCTCTTGGAAATGCAAGTTCTTTACCCACAGTACCTACAACACCACAAATCATAAACACAACTGCTAAAATTTCTATTCCGCCTCCTGCACCAGTGGTATCGATGACTTCAGTAATTAAGTCTCCTCCTGCAACTCTTTTGTCTAAGTCATCTTTGGTTTCTGCCATCTGCTCTAATAATCCACCACTGCCAAGTAGCACTTCAGTGTTTCATTTGGACACATCTGTCAAAAAGTTGTTGGTGAGCCCAGAAGGCGCCATTTTAAATACCATAAATACCCCAGCATCTAAGGTTTCTTCACtatcttcatctctctctcaGATTGTTGTATCTGCCAGTCGAAATTCTGCCTCGGTCTTTCCTGCTTTTCAGTCACCTGGCTTAGAGAAGCCTGACACAGCTGCATCTTGAATTTAGACAGAGCGAGCCAGTTTTTAAATAATGGGGCATTGTTTTGACTCCCATAAAAGTTTTAACTGTTTATTATACTGTTGAAAGCATACTATacatagttgtgtgtgtgtgtatgtgtgtgtgtgtgtgtgtgtgttttaatgtaTCTTTTTCATTAGCTTGCAATAAAGGCTTTGTTTAGGGGGAGAGAAAAATTCGTTCCATTTCACTCCTTAGTATGCGTATATTTTCAAAGGTTGTTCATTTAAATAGATGGTCAGGATTTAACCTGTCTGTATAACATAAATTGAACAAAGTCAAGTTTGACTAGATTGGAGTAAGCTAGCCTCTCGCACTCTTGCATTGATGTTTCCTCTTGAATTTGGACTATTGCAATGTATCTATGATATGGTATTCTGTGTCATTAGtgaaatcttatttttgtttctgtaaaaatatatatatatttatgcattatGAAAATGCAATCCATCGTGTAAAATTGTACATATTCCTAAATCCCTAACAACCTGTACTAAACTGTATGTACAAAGAACTATGCTgtcttatttatgttttgtttacaTAATGTAtagttttttaagtattttagtaattttggACCAGTGAACTGTTAGCAACAGTGCAGAAGAATCTGCATGTAATAAACTGAGTTgctgtatttctttgttttgaataCCATTTTTAAAGCGTGTTTTTATTCCGTTGAAGACTATATGGCATAAAATGAAAAGCCCTTTTCCAAAAAAACTAAGGCTGGGAAATTTGAATTTGTAGCTAGTCTTTGTGAGAGACTTAACAGTTTACaaatttttcttgtatatatCTCGTTCAACTTTTAGAGTACTCAGGATGGTAAGTGGTGTGTCCGTGGTTACCCAGCTGGTGAGTGGCAGAGACAGAGGTTGAAGtggatattttaaattctttttcagtGATTCTCGGGAAATTCTATTATATTTCATTCTAGACGGCATTAAGTTTTTCTCCTAATATACCACCAAATTCTAATTTGCCCGAAATAACTGATCTTCTTTCAGGCCAGTATATTTGGTCTCTGTGTACACCACAAATACGCTTTttcaaagcttttattttaaaaaattttgaatttatggAAAGTTGCAGTGGGGAACCACTTTTACCTGGTTTCTCCTGttatgcttatttttatattgagGAATTGGTTTATATTATCTGAATTTCCAAAGTAATACTTAAAAACTGATTGGCTTTTCAGTATATAATAACGAATTGTACACTTTCACTTATTTATAAgtgtgctttgctttttttgtggtctttttatttttttcgaTGACAAATTCTCAAATTTTCATGTTAAGTAGTATTTGTGGGTCAGCTTATTCTCAGGGTTTGACTTTATGGCATTTAAGAATATgtctcattttaaataaaagatagaTTTTATACTCATTGGATCTTTATATCCATTATCTTATTGTGGATACTGATTGCATGCTactctgcattttatttataatgctaTAGTAATTTCTTATCATATGGAGTTATTTAGCAGGGAAATCCCAGAAAAGAATATGCTTAACATTTCCTTttgaaattacattaaaatttatgAGTTGGCAAGCAGAAAGAGGAGTAAGACTATTCCTAGAAAGTTACTGAAGGCTCTCACACCTATATTTATGTGCCAAGATACTACCTTTACCAGTGACGTCTTTATTGACCACTAGTCACCTTTGTCTCCACCCAGCAACCCTCCTCCCTGTTATGGTTGAAAACTCTTAGACTTTAAGGTGAAGTTAGTGGTGCTTTAGTTCATTGCCTTGTACACATGTAGTACTCAGTAAATTAATGTATTTACATACTTGGCTTTTAAAACagcatttttgtttcaaaataattttctaaattacaTCTAGAAACCAAGTTACCTGTGGCTAACTTTAATCCCAATGAAGGAATTTAATTATTAACCACTAATTCTTTTCTAACTCTTAAATCCAAAATCCCAACGTGACCTTCAAAATTCTGTGTGATCTGGTAAACCTGAAGCCTCTGACTTTTGTTTTAAAAGGCTTTTCACTAGGTACCTGATACCCCCTCCAGCTTCATTTGTACCTCATCCCCCACTTCTTCAATGTTCTGTGGTTTCCAGTTTCTAGAAATTTAAGGCACCTCAAGGCCTTTCCAACTTCTTTTTCACTTAATGTTTCATTACGGGTTCTCCTGACACATTAGtaaattctttctctttattataCCTCATGGCACCTGAGCGACAGTTGGTTTGGGATCCATGCAATCAGACCTTCTATTCCTTTGAACAAGATGGCACTCTTCTGGTTTCACACTAGAAGATTCAGCCCAAGTCACCTCTCTTCCCCCATTACTTGGGAGACTGCTTTGAAGGATCTTCACCCGGGGAAAACAGAATACCTCTGGGAGTGACAGTCTGGAACTTGGAGGGTTCCTATGGCTCAAAAGCAGGGGTTTGTGGCATGGGCTAAGCCCCAACATGAGGAGGATGTCATTTTCTTGTTCAGAACTTattatttgaaaagaaagtaAGGATCTTAAGATTAATGaatccaaaaggaaagacaggCAGTTTAGTATTTCTGTTGCATAATCTTTTTTACCATGTAGGATAATCCTACTTATTCAGTGGTTTTTGTCATCCTTACAATCATGTCTTTTGTAGAAATAGTTTCACTATGCTACACCAggttttttaatgacaaaattattttagatggCTTACTGACCACCTTAAATAGCATAGGAGACAGTCATTTTATCTTGCAGGTCTTCTGCCAggcatggcacaaaaacaaagcagcttatttctgttgttttttcagGGTTTGCACATGGCTAGGGCTGCTGTGGATGCATCCTGGCCCTCACATGTGCAGGGAGGGGCTCTGCTGCTGGGCCtgtatgtgcgcatgtgtgtttgtgtgtgtgtgtgtgtgtgtgtgtgtgtgtgtgtgtgttaggaaaGAGATTAGGTTTAGTAGAAAAAGGCACAAAGAAGTAAAAATCTATTGCATCACAccacttggactggagcaatagcacagcgggtagggcatttgccttgcacgcggccagccccagtttgattcctgcgtgcctcttggagagcccggcaagctactgagagtatcccgcctgcacagcagagcctggcaagctacctgtggcgtattcgatatgccaaaacagtaacaagtctcacaatggagacggtactggtgcccacttgagcaaatcgatgaacaatgagaagacagtgctacaggtctGCTCATGTCAAAAACTTGACTCTTGAATTTCTCCCTTTCATGGGGATTGGGGAGCCTCAGTGATGGAGAGGGTTTTGGTTCcatccctagtggtgctcagggactattcctggatctgtgctgggGGAAGCGTCAGTGGTGACAGGGATGTTAACCCGGGTCATTAGGATGCAAGGCAATGTCCtaatgtcctctctctccagcccctaatctccCTTTTTTATGTAGAGAGCAGGTCTCAATTTCTCAATTTCACAGCCTTTTTTACCATCGATAggttttctgttcttttccccCAACCCTACCCACAacgtgtggtgctcagggaccatgcagtactgggtcCCTCAAGCCCAGGGCTCCCAGTGCAAAACATACACTATCTCCCTTGCCCGCCAGTATgtttaataaaagtaattttattatcttaatttCCATGGCACTCTTTCACATGTAGGAAATGGTGCTGCTTCCTTCCCTTCTTAGGGTGTTGATATAAATGTAAGCCAGAATGTTTTGATGGTCTGACTGAGAAATGGTCTCGATAGGTGTTATGTAGATGTTAACCAGAAAATTGCAATGTTACTATGTCACACCATTCCAGAATTTCTGATTcttactatttcttcagtccttGTGAGAAGGATTTAGGATTAGAGTGATATTTAAGATAAGATACCATACAAATTATAGTATTTTTTACttgtttaaatcttttttttcttttttagttttggtctgcatctggctctgtgcttgggggtagCTCTTGTGTAATTGGGGAACCATGAAGTGTGCAGGGTAGAACcactctccccaacccccatgcATGGCACACACCCAGCCATTTGGACTGTCTTCCCAGCCCTACTTGTTTAAATTCTTATACCACTTTTTGCTTTAAGAGAAAATTCTTCTCACTAGTTGTGATAGTACTGAGTCTTGAAGTGATTAGAACTGCATTATATGTATTGTTAAGATACAGGATCTATAGCCCTACTCTCTCAATGGTAGGTAGTGCACATACCTTTTTTGTATGAGAACCTTAGTTTTATCCCCTCCACCATAACCATGCTCCACACACACAGCTATAAAATTTCTATAGCATATTGTGGTATCATGAACTCTGAGAACACAAAGGGCTATTTCTCAGAGTTTTCTTGTCATATCTTATGATTGCAGTCACTCTCATATCTCTAAAGGTATCCTCTGTGAACAGTCGATAGCACAGACTTCCCAACAGTAAATCTGTTAAAGTTCGTGTGGTCAAGAGATTGCTTCTTCAAAAATCAAAAGAGTGGTTTGGTAATAATTATCTAGAGTTCAATCAAAACAAATTGGATAATTCCAGGAAATCTGCTTACATTCCCTTAGACAATAAAACCATCAGTTAGCATTACCACTGGTAAAGGTACTATCATGCATTGAAATGTTTATTGATTAAAAGTATttaccattttatatttttcattgtttcctcAATTAGGATGTACAGATGCTATACTAAGACTTTGCAGCTAACTTTATCATTATACTCAGTCTATTGCATTCCAAAGCAAAATGTTAGACCGTATGAAGTTTGAGTAACAGGATGGCAGATGGTTTTAGCATCCCCAGGGGCTTTTTTGCTGTCATGGTGAATAAGGCGGTGGTGACTGTTCTGCGGAGATTTTCTCATAGGCAGGTGGAGCATTGGGAACCTGGAGGGTGAGACAGGGAGAGATCACTCGGCAACAGCACAGAAGTCTCCGGGAAGGATTAAGCCAAAATAGTTTGCATCAAATTTAGATGTTTGTTCTGGGGTGAAGTGTTTAAACACTCATATCTAAATTCTATCCAAAAACTAACCATTCTTGGGACAGAAGGATCTTCAAtgggctgagcatgtgctttgcaggaAGCTTGGTTTTGAGCCCTCGCACtgcataatcccctgagcactgctgggtgtgccggGTGTCATTGCCCAAAATGCTTTGACTATCCCCAAACAAAAGTGGCATTAAATTTCATTGATGTGCCTGGCGAAACATTGgaggaaagtgaagaaaaataggGCTAAGGGAGCTTCCCCATATATCTAGGAATTGATTATCTACTCTTAAggaatttttcatttctgttcacaaacacaaatacacctGGCACCGTTACTTTCTAGATCCTTGTAGCTTTATCTAAAAATCATTATGGTTACCAATAGAGCATGTGTTTGAGCTAATGCTCACAGCAATTATAGGAGGGTTTTGATGTTGTAGGTCAAGAGGAAGCTAAATTGCCTCCCCAAGAAGACACATAAGTAGTAAGTCATGGGGCTAAAAATTAAACACTGTATTTTGATTCCAGAGTCAGACTTCAACCATTATTATACACGGCAACTATCTCTGCCTCCCGAAAGACAGAGTGCCCCAGATAGGAAATTTTGAGATATTTAACagctactttaaaaaatacataggaCCTCTAACCTTAATATTTTACATAACTGCATATATCAGAGGATTATTTCAACATGTAATTGATATAGAAACTTAATTATAATTGTTCTCATACTCTGAAATAATGGCATCATATCACTtgtggggccacattcagcagtgcccaAGTGTGACTCTCAGATGAGTGCTCCTGATGGTGCATAGTGGATTCATCCCAGGCCTACGGCATACAAAGCATTTGTTCAGCTCATTGAACCATCTCTGCTGTCCTTtgctttaaaagagaaataattttatttgctcaCATTAAAAGTATTCATATGTAAAAACATCAAGATTTCAGACCTAAACCTACCACAGATTCATAATTGATCTCTTGCAAAGGCAGTTTCTTCTCCTGGTAACCAACCACCTCACATGGGCATCTTCCTGTTAAGGCACTTAGAGGACCAACATGAAAACTTCTATCCTGAAATGTGAATTCATAAAAGTCAGTGAAAACAATTGAGTTCGTCAAGCAAAAGAAGTGACTTTTAAGATGGGAGTTTCATTTAGGCTCTGTCATTTACGCATTGTGTGTCCTCAGGCTAATCCCTTTACCTCTCCAAATCCCACTGTGTGCATCTTGTATATGACATTAATAGCACCCTTCTCTAGAGAAGGTAAGACAGAACAGTGGTCAACACCAACTAGTTCTTGGTTTGGTttgagggtcatacccagtgatactcaggggttactcctgggtctacactcaagaattactcttggcagtgctcaggggaccatatgggataccggagatcgaacccaggtttgcctcatgcaaggcaaatcccctacctgcaTTAATtttgaaggaaagagggaaaaagtcTAAAGAGTGGCTGCAGATGGCATAGACCAGGGTTTGTGAAGCCCAAGCTGTCATAACAGGAAAAACAAGTGAGTAACTTGACAACAGAGACACACTGTATAATGATGCTTTCCCCATTATCACAGCAGGATGTCTTAAACACTGCAGATACATGGGTTATGATTGAAATGATGAGTGATAGCTCTAAGTGTGCAAGTTGTGTTGTATTGATAATGGTAAGTCATACTGTGGCTAACTCATGCACTGGGTTATTAAAacttggtttggggctggagtgatagcacagcgggtagggcgtttgccttgcacgcggccgacctgggttcaaatcccagcatcccatatggtcccctgagcaccgccaggggtgattcctgagtgcatgagccaggagtgacccctgagcatcgccgggtgtgacccaaaaaaagcaaaaaaaaaaaaaaaaaaacttggtttgGTGCCTTGAATCAAGGCTAGGGGGTGATGCTTTCCATTTCTAGAATAACAATTTTTTATAAGAAAGGAACATCCAAGAGTGAAGACTGCAAGAAAGATCCACCTGGCAAGATACTTTTTAGGGTTAAGAGTAACTGCTATTTAAGAAAGAAACTTTAGGAAGTCTTAATTGCAACCAACCTTCTATCACTCTAATCATAGAAAGTAGGAATGTCGACATTTCATAGTTTAACAAAAGTTGTTAAAGGTGGATAACTCAGGTACCCCAAGATTGCACTTGTTGTCATTTGTGTTCTTttgctttaaaatgaaaatagaatcaTCTAAAGAGACAGGGTAGGAGGTAATTATACAATTAATTACAGCACCATTTTACATCATTTTTCCTTAATTTCTTAGACTACTGATTCCTTACCTAACTtttcaggaaataagaaaatctcaaaataatattttaatattaatttttaaaacaacttaCAACATTGTTAGATTCTAAGGAACCAGAAAATTTAAGCATAATTCTATGTCAAAAAATTCAAGAACTTCTACAAACCAGTAATCTAGACCCACGGCATGGAGGCACATTGGTTGAATTTGAACCATGCCAAGCAAAATGTTGGACACAATGGCTGAGCTAGGACATTACAGCTTTCTTGATCTGTTGAGTGTGTTTAAGAGGAGAATGTTGAGGCAAAGAGAGCAAAATTGTCATTTTGTTTAGTAGCCTCAAGGTTGCCATTGTGCAGAGTTGGGAAAGGAGTAGTGAATTTACATAATTCTCCTTGAAAAACTTGTTTCtgtggtcagagcaatagtacagcaggtagggtgcttgcctcgcacactaCTAATGtgttttcaatccccagcactacataaggTCTCccaacccaccaggaatgacccctgagcagagatcgAAGAATAAGCCCTGGGTACCTCTGGTGTGGTCCCGAAACAACAAAACACTTTGCTATCAGTGAAGGTTGAGGCCCATGGGAAACAGTGTCCTCG
The nucleotide sequence above comes from Sorex araneus isolate mSorAra2 chromosome 1, mSorAra2.pri, whole genome shotgun sequence. Encoded proteins:
- the MLANA gene encoding melanoma antigen recognized by T-cells 1 isoform X2, translated to MPREEAHLASGYPRRGHGHSYITAEEAAGIGILIVILGISLLIGCWYCRWRRGYQRLKDRSFHVGPLSALTGRCPCEVVGYQEKKLPLQEINYESVVPNAPPAYEKISAEQSPPPYSP